Proteins from a single region of Cetobacterium sp. ZOR0034:
- the radC gene encoding DNA repair protein RadC codes for MEKEQMQGHRKRLREKYLRVGYKGLEDYEILELILTYSIKLKDCKGIAKNLLAKFKTIDTVIKAEINDLKDIEGVGTETALYLKVIGDIMSNHYFKNIQSADFKTLKGKTDLINYLKDDVGSLKSEEFKVIYLSSDNKIVADEILFKGTIDRSVVYPRKIVERAIHNRAKGVIFAHNHPSGNLTPSKKDIELTLEMQELLEKVDIKLLDHIIVSDESYFSFYDNGLIEYY; via the coding sequence TTGGAAAAAGAACAAATGCAAGGACACCGAAAGAGATTACGAGAGAAATATTTAAGAGTTGGTTATAAAGGATTAGAGGATTACGAGATATTAGAGTTGATTTTGACATATTCAATCAAATTGAAGGATTGCAAAGGAATAGCTAAAAATTTATTAGCAAAATTTAAAACAATAGATACAGTTATAAAAGCAGAGATAAATGATCTGAAAGATATTGAAGGTGTTGGAACAGAGACGGCATTATATTTAAAAGTGATTGGAGATATAATGTCGAATCATTATTTTAAAAATATACAATCAGCAGATTTTAAAACTTTAAAAGGAAAAACAGATCTTATAAATTATTTAAAAGATGATGTAGGATCCTTGAAAAGTGAAGAGTTCAAAGTTATATACTTGAGTAGCGATAATAAAATTGTTGCAGATGAAATTCTGTTTAAAGGAACCATAGATAGAAGTGTTGTATATCCAAGGAAGATTGTAGAAAGAGCGATACATAATAGAGCTAAGGGTGTAATATTTGCTCATAATCATCCAAGTGGAAATTTAACACCATCTAAAAAAGATATAGAATTGACATTAGAGATGCAGGAATTATTAGAAAAAGTGGACATAAAATTACTAGATCATATTATAGTGAGTGATGAATCCTATTTTAGTTTTTATGATAATGGATTAATTGAATATTATTAA
- the uvrA gene encoding excinuclease ABC subunit UvrA, with translation MLDKIVIKGAREHNLKNFDIEIPKYKFVVVTGVSGSGKSSLAFDTIYSEGQRRYVESLSAYARQFIGQMKKPEVDSIEGLAPAISIEQKTTNKNPRSTVGTVTEIYDYMRLLFAHIGKAHCPVCNKLVERQSVDEIVENVYEKFQNGERLMLLSPVIKDKKGTHKNLFLNLVKKGFVRARVNGEILYIEEEINLDKNKKHNIEVVVDRLVVDKEDKDFKSRLTESIEQAIELSEGKIIINWSDGEQLYSENFSCPDHEDVSIPDLNPRLFSFNAPFGACPECKGIGKKLEIDESRLLEDENLSILKGGIYIPGAASAKKGYTWTIFESMARKYKIDLDKPVKELTKKEMDIIFYGTNGEKFRVDYDSKEFSFHGEKEFEGIVKNLERRYNESFSESSREEIENRFMIDKICKVCNGKRLKPEVLAVTVYKKNIIEITELSIKEALKFFETIELTEKERQIAAEILKEIKERLSFMINVGLDYLSLARETKTLSGGESQRIRLATQIGSGLTGVLYVLDEPSIGLHQRDNDKLLATLNRLKELGNTLIVVEHDEDTMYQADYILDMGPGAGVFGGEIVAAGTPDEVMKNERSMTGKFLKGEIGIPIPSERRVSEEFIKLKGAKGNNLKNVDVDIPLGVLTVVTGVSGSGKSTLINQTLYPVLFNKLNSGKLYPLEYDSIEGIEKLEKVIDIDQSPIGRTPRSNPATYTKVFDDIRDIFSQTKDAKSKGYSKGRFSFNVKGGRCEACQGAGIIKIEMNFLPDVYVECEVCRGKRYNRETLEVYYKGKNISDVLDMSVGEAYEFFQNIPTLERKLKVLVDVGLDYIKLGQPATTLSGGEAQRIKLASELAKVSKGKTVYILDEPTTGLHFEDIRKLLEVINRLVEKGNTVIIIEHNLDVIKNADYIIDIGPEGGDGGGKVILTGTPEKVAASKKGYTSKYLKKVLKGER, from the coding sequence GTGTTAGATAAAATAGTTATAAAGGGAGCTAGAGAGCATAACTTGAAAAATTTTGATATAGAGATTCCAAAATATAAATTTGTTGTTGTAACAGGAGTTAGTGGAAGTGGAAAATCATCTTTAGCTTTTGATACAATTTATTCTGAGGGCCAAAGAAGATATGTTGAAAGTCTGTCAGCTTATGCAAGACAATTTATAGGACAGATGAAAAAACCAGAGGTAGATAGTATAGAGGGGTTAGCTCCAGCGATATCAATTGAACAAAAAACAACAAATAAAAATCCAAGATCAACAGTAGGAACAGTAACAGAGATATACGATTATATGAGATTGCTATTTGCTCATATAGGAAAGGCTCATTGTCCTGTATGTAATAAATTAGTTGAAAGACAAAGTGTAGATGAAATTGTAGAGAATGTTTACGAGAAATTTCAAAACGGAGAGAGATTGATGCTTTTGAGTCCAGTTATAAAGGACAAGAAAGGAACTCATAAAAATCTTTTTTTAAATTTGGTAAAGAAAGGATTTGTAAGAGCAAGAGTAAATGGAGAAATTTTATATATTGAAGAAGAAATAAATTTAGATAAAAATAAAAAACATAACATTGAAGTGGTTGTTGATAGATTAGTTGTAGATAAGGAAGATAAAGATTTTAAATCGCGTTTGACTGAAAGTATTGAGCAAGCAATAGAGTTATCGGAAGGAAAAATTATTATAAATTGGTCTGATGGAGAACAGCTATATAGTGAAAATTTTTCATGTCCAGATCATGAAGACGTAAGCATTCCGGATTTGAATCCCAGACTATTTTCTTTTAATGCTCCGTTTGGTGCGTGTCCAGAGTGTAAAGGGATTGGAAAGAAATTAGAAATAGATGAAAGTAGATTGCTAGAGGATGAGAATCTCTCTATATTGAAGGGAGGGATATATATTCCTGGAGCGGCTTCTGCTAAAAAAGGTTATACTTGGACAATTTTTGAATCAATGGCCAGAAAATATAAGATTGATTTAGATAAACCAGTAAAAGAGTTAACAAAAAAAGAGATGGATATTATATTTTATGGAACTAATGGAGAGAAATTTAGAGTTGATTATGATTCTAAAGAGTTTAGTTTCCATGGAGAGAAAGAGTTTGAAGGAATAGTGAAAAACTTAGAGAGAAGATATAATGAATCATTTTCTGAAAGTTCAAGAGAAGAGATTGAAAATAGATTTATGATTGATAAAATCTGTAAAGTTTGTAATGGGAAAAGATTAAAACCTGAAGTTTTAGCTGTAACAGTTTATAAAAAAAATATAATAGAGATAACTGAATTAAGTATAAAAGAAGCACTTAAATTTTTTGAAACAATAGAGCTAACAGAAAAAGAGAGACAGATTGCAGCAGAGATTTTAAAAGAAATCAAAGAAAGATTGTCATTTATGATAAATGTGGGATTGGATTATCTGAGTTTGGCAAGAGAAACAAAAACATTATCTGGTGGAGAATCACAAAGAATAAGACTAGCAACTCAGATTGGATCTGGTCTTACAGGAGTGTTGTATGTTTTAGATGAACCGAGTATTGGATTACATCAAAGGGATAATGATAAACTTTTAGCTACTTTAAATAGATTAAAAGAGCTAGGGAATACATTGATTGTTGTAGAGCATGATGAAGATACAATGTATCAAGCTGATTACATATTAGATATGGGTCCAGGAGCCGGAGTTTTTGGAGGAGAGATTGTAGCTGCAGGAACACCAGACGAGGTTATGAAAAATGAAAGATCAATGACAGGAAAGTTTTTAAAAGGAGAGATAGGGATTCCAATACCATCAGAGAGAAGAGTTAGTGAAGAGTTCATAAAATTAAAAGGAGCAAAGGGAAATAATTTAAAAAATGTTGATGTGGACATTCCTCTGGGAGTTTTAACTGTGGTAACAGGAGTTAGTGGAAGTGGAAAGTCAACTTTAATAAATCAAACTTTATACCCTGTCTTGTTTAATAAATTAAATAGTGGAAAGCTATATCCTTTAGAGTATGACTCAATTGAAGGAATTGAAAAACTTGAAAAAGTTATAGATATAGATCAAAGTCCGATAGGAAGAACTCCTCGTTCTAATCCAGCCACATATACAAAAGTTTTTGATGATATAAGAGATATATTCTCACAAACAAAAGATGCTAAGTCGAAGGGCTACAGTAAAGGACGTTTTTCATTTAATGTGAAAGGTGGAAGATGTGAAGCTTGTCAAGGAGCTGGAATCATAAAGATAGAGATGAACTTCTTACCAGATGTTTATGTTGAGTGTGAGGTTTGTAGAGGAAAGCGATATAATAGAGAAACTTTAGAAGTTTATTACAAAGGAAAAAATATATCAGATGTTTTAGATATGAGTGTTGGAGAAGCTTATGAGTTTTTCCAAAATATACCGACATTAGAAAGAAAATTGAAAGTATTAGTTGATGTAGGATTAGATTATATAAAGTTGGGTCAACCAGCAACAACTTTATCTGGAGGAGAAGCTCAGAGAATAAAATTAGCTAGTGAGTTAGCAAAAGTATCAAAAGGAAAAACTGTTTATATCTTAGATGAACCTACAACTGGATTACACTTTGAAGATATAAGAAAATTATTAGAAGTTATAAATAGACTTGTGGAAAAAGGTAATACAGTAATAATAATTGAACATAATTTAGATGTTATAAAAAATGCAGATTACATAATTGATATAGGACCTGAAGGTGGAGATGGTGGAGGAAAAGTTATCTTGACTGGAACACCAGAGAAGGTTGCAGCTTCAAAAAAAGGATATACAAGTAAATACTTAAAAAAAGTGTTAAAGGGAGAGAGATAA
- the ruvA gene encoding Holliday junction branch migration protein RuvA has translation MFEYLNGVVKIKKPEYLGIDVNGVGYRVYITLKTYDEVQIGDKRELYIYNVIKEDAFKLVGFLQERERVLFEMLIGISGIGLSLALSIMSTFSIDNIREIVLTEDFKTLKRVPKLGEKKSKQIIIDLNNKIKTLNLMAMEDPSGDILNSAIEDELYMALESLGYSKKEIDSLVSKDELNGYSTLEDAIKGVLKKIQLRG, from the coding sequence ATGTTTGAATACTTAAACGGAGTAGTAAAAATAAAAAAACCAGAATATTTAGGAATAGATGTAAACGGCGTAGGCTATAGAGTATATATAACTTTAAAAACATATGATGAAGTACAAATTGGAGATAAAAGAGAGTTATATATATACAATGTAATAAAAGAGGATGCTTTTAAGTTAGTTGGATTTTTACAGGAAAGAGAAAGAGTGTTATTCGAAATGTTAATAGGTATAAGTGGGATAGGGTTGTCTTTAGCTTTATCAATAATGTCTACATTTTCAATTGATAATATAAGAGAGATTGTATTAACTGAAGATTTTAAAACTTTAAAAAGAGTTCCAAAATTAGGAGAGAAAAAATCAAAACAAATAATAATAGATTTAAATAATAAAATCAAAACTTTAAACTTGATGGCGATGGAAGATCCATCAGGAGATATACTGAATAGTGCAATAGAAGATGAGCTGTATATGGCCTTAGAGTCTTTAGGATATAGTAAAAAGGAAATAGATTCTCTGGTGAGTAAAGATGAGTTAAATGGATATTCGACTTTAGAAGATGCAATAAAAGGAGTTCTTAAAAAAATTCAGTTAAGGGGATGA
- a CDS encoding PhoH family protein: MRKIYVLDTNVLIHDHRSIYSFEDNEVIVPIFVIEEIDHLKRNSTTAIQARLAARELDAIRKKGCIAKGVNLEKGIFFKVEIENDLELLPLALKRDSVDNMIISATLGIKNKNPDMKVVLITKDINMRIKADSLGVEVQDYETDRTDYTTLDDGYVEIEVPRDIYTKFDKAGKINVWELGEGYHFTENMFVRFKCGDEKTSGRYIGGKIRRNLEGQISAWGARARNDEQEYAMELLMDENIRVVTLVGKAGTGKTLLAIAAGLEQVVERGKYKKLLIARPIIPMGKDLGYLPGSEEEKLRPWMQPIYDNIDYLAGEKGEKTGEKVILGLQTMGLLKIEALTYIRGRSIPNGYVIIDEAQNLTPLEVKTIITRAGENTKIVLTGDPDQIDSPYLDADTNGLTYLADKLKNEGIVGHVTLKKGERSALAELAAKLL, from the coding sequence ATGAGAAAAATCTATGTTCTAGACACAAATGTTTTAATACATGACCACAGAAGTATATACAGTTTTGAGGATAATGAAGTTATTGTTCCAATTTTTGTTATTGAAGAGATAGACCATCTAAAAAGAAATAGTACAACAGCTATTCAAGCTAGATTAGCAGCAAGAGAATTAGATGCAATAAGAAAAAAAGGGTGTATAGCAAAAGGTGTTAATCTAGAGAAAGGGATTTTTTTCAAAGTAGAGATTGAGAACGATTTAGAACTATTACCGCTAGCTTTAAAAAGAGATTCCGTAGATAATATGATAATATCGGCAACTTTAGGAATTAAAAATAAAAATCCAGATATGAAAGTGGTTTTGATAACAAAAGATATAAATATGAGGATAAAAGCGGACTCCTTAGGTGTAGAGGTTCAAGATTATGAAACTGATAGAACGGATTATACAACTTTAGATGATGGTTATGTAGAAATTGAAGTTCCAAGAGATATATATACAAAATTTGATAAAGCTGGAAAGATAAATGTTTGGGAATTAGGAGAAGGATATCATTTTACTGAAAATATGTTTGTGAGATTTAAATGTGGTGATGAAAAAACTTCTGGAAGATATATTGGTGGAAAAATTAGAAGAAATTTAGAGGGACAAATTTCAGCTTGGGGAGCAAGAGCTAGAAATGATGAACAAGAATATGCTATGGAACTTTTGATGGATGAAAATATAAGAGTTGTAACTTTAGTTGGAAAGGCTGGAACAGGAAAGACACTCTTAGCTATTGCTGCAGGACTTGAGCAGGTTGTAGAAAGAGGAAAGTATAAGAAACTCTTAATCGCAAGACCTATAATACCAATGGGGAAAGATTTAGGATATCTTCCTGGAAGTGAAGAGGAGAAATTAAGACCTTGGATGCAACCTATATATGATAATATAGATTATTTAGCAGGTGAAAAAGGAGAAAAAACAGGTGAAAAAGTTATTTTAGGTCTTCAAACTATGGGATTGTTAAAAATAGAAGCCTTGACATATATAAGAGGAAGAAGTATTCCGAATGGATATGTAATAATAGATGAAGCTCAAAACTTAACACCACTAGAGGTAAAAACAATAATAACTAGAGCTGGAGAAAATACAAAAATTGTTCTTACAGGAGACCCAGACCAGATTGATAGTCCGTACTTGGATGCAGATACAAATGGGTTGACATATTTAGCAGATAAATTAAAAAACGAAGGCATTGTAGGACATGTAACTCTAAAAAAAGGTGAACGTTCAGCTTTAGCTGAATTAGCTGCAAAACTTCTATAA
- the secG gene encoding preprotein translocase subunit SecG produces the protein MEAVLTIFLFIFAVALIVLVLVQPDRSHGMSGSMGMGGSNTVFGVSKDGGPLARATEVVAFLFILSALLLYLVK, from the coding sequence ATGGAAGCAGTTTTAACAATATTTTTATTCATATTTGCTGTAGCTTTAATAGTACTAGTTCTTGTACAGCCAGATAGAAGTCATGGAATGTCAGGAAGCATGGGAATGGGAGGTTCAAATACAGTATTTGGAGTTTCAAAAGACGGAGGACCACTAGCCAGAGCAACTGAAGTAGTCGCATTTTTATTCATACTTTCAGCACTTCTTCTGTATCTAGTAAAATAG
- a CDS encoding replication-associated recombination protein A, translating into MQSIFGGNFEKAKPLSARLRPKKLNEFQGQEKILGQNGVLRKIIEGKNLSNMILYGPSGCGKSSLGEIISRELDYNFETLNATIASLNDLREIVEKAKRNLELYGKRTILFLDEIHRFNKTQQDALLSYTESGILILVGATTENPYHSLNNALLSRCLLFEFKPLTRENINNILKKGEELLESQLPKEVREVILDISQGDSRIALNYLELYKSSCAGYSEKEIIDLFRERRASYHKEEDKYNLISAMIKSIRGSDPDSAVYWLARLLHGGEDPRYIARRICIHASEDIGMANPEAMIIANSAMNASERIGMPEIRIILSQAVIYLAISTKSNSSYLAIDKALKDIENGDLEPVPIHIGDRAVGYKYPHDYPNNFVDQKYKEHKKRYYIPGNNRYEKLIEEKLEKLWKLK; encoded by the coding sequence ATGCAAAGTATATTTGGTGGAAATTTTGAAAAAGCAAAACCTCTATCAGCTCGTTTAAGACCTAAAAAGTTGAATGAGTTTCAAGGTCAAGAGAAGATTTTAGGTCAAAATGGTGTTCTTAGAAAAATAATAGAGGGAAAAAATCTTTCTAATATGATTTTGTATGGACCATCAGGTTGTGGAAAAAGTTCTTTAGGAGAGATAATTTCAAGAGAGTTAGATTATAACTTTGAAACTTTAAATGCTACAATAGCAAGTTTAAATGATTTGAGGGAAATAGTTGAGAAAGCAAAAAGAAATCTCGAGTTATATGGGAAAAGAACAATTCTATTTTTGGATGAGATACATAGATTTAATAAAACCCAACAAGATGCACTACTTTCTTATACAGAGTCGGGGATACTGATTTTAGTTGGAGCTACTACTGAAAATCCATATCATAGTTTGAATAATGCACTTTTATCAAGATGCTTATTATTTGAATTTAAGCCCCTTACAAGAGAAAATATAAATAATATTTTAAAAAAAGGAGAAGAGCTTTTAGAATCTCAACTTCCAAAAGAGGTGAGAGAGGTTATTTTAGATATCTCTCAAGGTGATAGTAGGATAGCTTTGAACTATTTAGAACTTTATAAAAGTAGTTGTGCAGGTTACAGTGAAAAAGAGATTATAGATCTTTTTAGAGAAAGAAGAGCTTCTTATCATAAAGAAGAGGATAAATATAATCTTATTTCTGCCATGATAAAAAGCATAAGAGGCAGCGATCCAGATTCAGCTGTTTATTGGTTGGCAAGACTTCTTCATGGTGGAGAAGATCCAAGATACATAGCAAGAAGAATTTGTATTCACGCAAGTGAAGATATAGGAATGGCTAATCCAGAGGCAATGATAATAGCTAATAGTGCTATGAATGCTAGTGAAAGGATAGGAATGCCAGAAATAAGAATAATTTTATCTCAAGCAGTAATCTATTTGGCTATATCGACAAAAAGTAATAGTAGCTATTTAGCTATTGATAAAGCACTAAAAGATATCGAAAATGGGGATTTAGAACCAGTACCTATTCATATAGGGGATAGAGCAGTTGGTTATAAATATCCACACGATTATCCGAATAATTTTGTTGATCAAAAATATAAAGAACATAAAAAAAGATATTATATTCCTGGAAACAATAGATATGAGAAGTTGATTGAAGAGAAATTAGAAAAATTATGGAAATTAAAATAA
- the hisS gene encoding histidine--tRNA ligase, producing MKLIKAVRGTKDIYGDNGIKYDYITRTAQQFFENYGYSMIKTPIFEETDLFKRGVGEGTDIVEKEMYTFQDRGERSITLRPEGTAAVVRCYLENKIYAKEEVSRYFYAGSMFRYERPQAGRQREFNQIGVEVLGESSPILDAEVIAMGYSFLSKIGITDLEVTINSVGEKESRVKYRETLLNFLEPMREELCDDCRMRMEKNPLRVLDCKVDKCKELTADAPIITDSLTEEEKNHYETVKKYLTIFGVNYKEDPRLVRGLDYYSSTVYEIVTNKLGSQGTVLGGGRYDNLLKQLGDKEIPAFGFAAGVERIMMLLGDEFPRRDLDVYIAWLGETTMDCAFKIANDLRIAGKSVVIDYNSKGMKAHMKKADKVGAKNVIIIGEDEMNKGVVMLKDFINRTQEEVSIENIKNILK from the coding sequence ATGAAACTGATTAAAGCAGTTAGAGGAACTAAGGATATATATGGAGATAATGGAATAAAGTACGACTATATAACAAGAACAGCTCAGCAATTTTTTGAAAACTATGGGTATTCTATGATAAAAACTCCAATATTTGAAGAGACAGATTTATTCAAAAGAGGAGTAGGAGAGGGAACTGACATAGTTGAAAAAGAGATGTATACTTTCCAAGATAGAGGAGAAAGAAGTATAACATTAAGACCTGAAGGAACAGCAGCAGTTGTTAGATGTTACTTAGAAAATAAAATTTACGCAAAAGAGGAAGTTTCAAGATACTTCTACGCTGGTTCTATGTTTAGATATGAAAGACCTCAAGCGGGAAGACAAAGGGAATTTAATCAAATAGGTGTTGAAGTATTAGGAGAAAGTTCACCGATTTTAGATGCTGAAGTAATAGCTATGGGATACTCATTCTTAAGTAAAATAGGAATAACTGATTTAGAAGTAACAATAAACTCAGTTGGAGAAAAAGAGAGCAGAGTTAAATATAGAGAAACTCTATTAAACTTCTTAGAGCCGATGAGAGAAGAGTTATGTGACGATTGTAGAATGAGAATGGAAAAAAATCCTTTGAGAGTTTTAGATTGTAAAGTAGACAAGTGTAAAGAGCTGACAGCTGATGCACCAATCATAACAGATTCATTAACAGAGGAAGAGAAAAACCACTATGAAACAGTAAAAAAATATTTAACAATTTTTGGTGTTAATTATAAAGAGGACCCAAGATTAGTTAGAGGATTAGATTACTATTCAAGTACAGTTTATGAGATTGTAACGAATAAGTTAGGATCACAAGGAACTGTTTTAGGTGGAGGAAGATATGATAATCTTTTAAAGCAACTTGGAGATAAAGAGATTCCAGCTTTTGGATTTGCCGCTGGTGTTGAAAGAATAATGATGCTATTAGGAGATGAATTCCCAAGAAGAGATTTAGATGTATATATCGCTTGGTTAGGAGAAACAACAATGGATTGTGCTTTCAAAATAGCAAACGATTTAAGAATTGCTGGAAAATCGGTTGTAATTGATTACAATTCAAAAGGAATGAAAGCTCATATGAAAAAGGCTGATAAAGTTGGAGCAAAAAATGTTATTATAATTGGTGAAGATGAAATGAATAAAGGTGTTGTAATGCTTAAAGACTTCATTAACAGAACTCAAGAGGAAGTTAGCATAGAAAATATAAAAAATATATTAAAATAA
- the aspS gene encoding aspartate--tRNA ligase: protein MTYYRTHNLGELRASNIGETVTLSGWVDTKRDLGGLTFIDLRDREGKTQIIFHTDVAEVAVVERAQKLKNESVIKVVGVVRERQSKNANIPTGDIEVFVTELEVLNNCDVLPFQISGDDNLSENIRLKYRYLDLRRTHMARNLKMRHKMIMSIRNYMDEKGFLDVDTPILTKSTPEGARDFLVPSRTNPGDFYALPQSPQLFKQLLMISGVEKYFQIAKCFRDEDLRADRQPEFTQLDIEMSFIEQKDIMNEIEGLAKRVFKNVTGESAEYDFPRMPYAEAMERFGSDKPDTRFGVELKDLTDIMATCGFKGFKSAVEAGGVVKAVVAPGVAEQFSRKILTEYEDYAKTYFGAKGMAWIKLTEEGVNSPIAKFFTEEEMAAIISRTEAKVGDVIMIVADRAKVVYGALGAVRLKLGKELGLIDNDEFKFLWVVDFPMFEYDEEEQRYKAQHHPFTSIKEEDMQLFLDGEMDAVRTNSYDLVLNGSEIGGGSIRIFNPEIQSKVFEKLGLSKEEAQDKFGFFVDAFKYGAPPHGGLAFGIDRWLMVMLKEQSIRDVIPFPKTNKGQCLMTEAPSKVDDKQLEELYLDSTYNPEIV from the coding sequence ATGACGTATTATAGAACTCATAACTTAGGGGAATTAAGAGCTTCAAATATTGGTGAAACAGTTACTTTATCTGGATGGGTTGATACAAAAAGAGACCTAGGTGGGTTAACTTTTATCGATTTAAGAGATAGAGAGGGAAAAACTCAAATAATATTCCATACAGATGTAGCTGAAGTTGCTGTTGTAGAAAGAGCACAAAAATTAAAAAATGAATCAGTTATAAAAGTAGTTGGAGTTGTAAGAGAGAGACAAAGTAAGAATGCAAATATTCCAACAGGAGATATCGAAGTTTTTGTAACTGAATTAGAAGTTTTAAATAACTGTGATGTGTTACCATTCCAAATCTCTGGAGATGATAATTTAAGTGAAAATATAAGATTAAAATATAGATACTTAGATTTAAGAAGAACACATATGGCTAGAAATTTAAAAATGAGACATAAAATGATTATGTCTATAAGAAACTATATGGATGAAAAAGGATTCTTAGATGTAGATACTCCAATCTTAACTAAGTCAACACCAGAAGGAGCAAGAGATTTCTTAGTTCCAAGTAGAACAAATCCAGGTGATTTCTATGCATTACCTCAATCACCTCAATTATTCAAGCAATTATTGATGATTTCAGGAGTAGAAAAGTACTTCCAAATAGCTAAATGTTTCAGAGATGAGGATTTAAGAGCGGATAGACAACCTGAATTTACTCAATTAGATATCGAGATGTCATTCATTGAGCAAAAAGATATAATGAACGAGATTGAAGGATTAGCAAAAAGAGTATTCAAAAATGTAACAGGAGAATCAGCTGAGTATGATTTCCCAAGAATGCCATATGCAGAAGCTATGGAAAGATTTGGTTCAGATAAACCTGATACAAGATTTGGTGTAGAATTAAAAGATTTAACTGATATAATGGCAACTTGTGGATTCAAAGGATTCAAAAGTGCAGTAGAAGCTGGAGGAGTAGTTAAAGCTGTAGTAGCTCCTGGTGTAGCTGAGCAATTCTCTAGAAAGATATTAACTGAGTACGAAGATTATGCAAAAACATATTTTGGTGCAAAAGGAATGGCTTGGATAAAGCTAACAGAAGAGGGAGTGAACTCTCCAATCGCTAAATTCTTCACAGAGGAAGAGATGGCAGCAATTATATCTAGAACTGAAGCAAAAGTTGGAGATGTAATTATGATAGTTGCAGATAGAGCAAAAGTTGTTTACGGAGCTTTAGGTGCAGTTAGATTAAAATTAGGAAAAGAGTTAGGATTAATTGATAATGATGAATTTAAATTCCTATGGGTAGTAGATTTCCCGATGTTCGAGTATGATGAAGAAGAGCAAAGATATAAGGCTCAACATCACCCGTTCACATCAATAAAAGAAGAGGATATGCAACTGTTCTTAGATGGAGAAATGGATGCAGTAAGAACAAACTCTTATGACTTAGTATTAAATGGTTCAGAAATTGGTGGAGGATCAATTAGAATATTCAATCCAGAAATTCAAAGTAAAGTATTTGAAAAACTAGGATTATCGAAAGAAGAAGCTCAAGATAAGTTTGGATTCTTCGTAGATGCATTTAAATATGGAGCACCACCTCATGGAGGATTAGCATTTGGAATCGATAGATGGTTAATGGTTATGTTAAAAGAGCAATCTATAAGAGACGTAATACCATTCCCTAAAACAAATAAAGGTCAATGTCTGATGACTGAAGCTCCAAGCAAAGTTGATGACAAACAATTAGAAGAGCTTTATTTAGATTCAACATATAATCCAGAAATAGTTTAG